Proteins from a genomic interval of Desulfoplanes formicivorans:
- a CDS encoding FmdE family protein — translation MAIRFHNYPAPGLLVGGYMVEEAKRQIPRGVLYEAIAETGWCLPDAVQMLTPCTIGNGWLRVVHHGVYGLVLYDKFTGEGIRVWLDIAKFPKDSEIRTWYLKLRPKIEQDSDRLRHEIGMLGSDILSSGPVKVRKQHLGKRSKGRIVICPGCGEAYPAKDGNVCKICQGNTLYEPMPGMPKGGFLTGSHPEA, via the coding sequence ATGGCCATCAGATTCCATAATTACCCGGCCCCGGGTTTGCTGGTGGGCGGCTACATGGTGGAAGAGGCAAAACGGCAGATTCCCCGGGGAGTTCTCTACGAGGCCATCGCAGAAACCGGTTGGTGTCTGCCCGATGCTGTACAGATGCTTACTCCGTGCACCATTGGTAATGGTTGGCTGCGCGTCGTCCACCATGGGGTCTATGGCCTTGTTTTGTATGACAAGTTCACGGGAGAAGGGATCAGGGTGTGGCTCGATATTGCCAAATTTCCCAAGGATTCCGAAATCAGAACCTGGTATCTGAAACTCAGGCCCAAAATAGAACAGGATTCCGACAGGCTGCGCCATGAAATAGGCATGCTGGGTTCTGACATCCTGTCATCAGGCCCGGTGAAGGTTAGAAAGCAACATTTGGGAAAGCGCAGCAAGGGAAGAATTGTCATCTGTCCCGGTTGCGGCGAAGCTTATCCCGCCAAGGATGGTAATGTTTGCAAGATCTGCCAGGGAAATACCTTGTATGAACCCATGCCCGGCATGCCCAAGGGTGGGTTCCTGACAGGCTCCCATCCGGAAGCCTGA
- a CDS encoding NifB/NifX family molybdenum-iron cluster-binding protein, with amino-acid sequence MKIAVPSTRPDLTGAVASKIGTARYLLVIETDDMSFEVLDGPQHDSGPGAGITAISLVVNRSARVILVGHVAPHIVDALKKQGIQVVTQITGNVAEAVNKYLGACLVQHEPGEHDGVGVEPAVRDTSSSKKSLWAHALKKGGRQFYALLPRLVGVILVLGLVRGCVSEEVLFSLFPGKVVLDSLWGAFLGSVLAGNAVNSYVIAKGLLGAGVGLSAVTAMMLAWVGVGVIQLPAESAAMGMRFAVVRNFAGFVMAVVLSFAVIFWPGGGI; translated from the coding sequence ATGAAAATAGCTGTTCCAAGTACCCGGCCTGATCTGACGGGGGCGGTGGCTTCAAAGATTGGTACTGCCCGTTATCTTCTGGTGATCGAGACCGACGACATGTCGTTTGAAGTCTTGGACGGACCTCAACATGATTCCGGTCCCGGGGCCGGAATCACGGCCATTTCCCTGGTGGTGAATCGGAGTGCTCGGGTTATTCTGGTGGGGCACGTTGCCCCGCATATTGTTGATGCCCTGAAAAAACAGGGGATTCAGGTTGTCACGCAGATTACGGGAAACGTGGCCGAAGCTGTAAACAAGTATCTGGGTGCTTGTCTGGTACAGCATGAACCAGGAGAGCATGATGGTGTGGGGGTGGAACCTGCGGTCCGGGATACCTCCTCTTCAAAAAAATCCCTATGGGCCCATGCCCTGAAAAAAGGGGGACGCCAGTTTTATGCCCTGCTGCCAAGGCTTGTGGGAGTGATCCTTGTTCTTGGGCTGGTGCGCGGATGCGTGTCCGAGGAAGTCCTTTTTTCCCTGTTTCCGGGCAAGGTGGTTCTGGATTCCCTGTGGGGAGCTTTTTTGGGCAGTGTCCTGGCAGGCAATGCTGTCAACAGTTACGTCATTGCCAAGGGGCTTCTTGGTGCGGGAGTGGGTCTGTCTGCTGTCACGGCCATGATGCTTGCCTGGGTGGGGGTCGGGGTTATCCAGTTGCCTGCGGAATCTGCGGCCATGGGAATGCGTTTTGCCGTGGTGCGCAATTTTGCAGGATTTGTCATGGCTGTTGTTTTGTCCTTTGCGGTCATTTTCTGGCCGGGAGGAGGGATATGA
- the rarD gene encoding EamA family transporter RarD has product MTLPPCPKTPAATGFMAALAAFAAWGLLPIYWKTLDHVPAFEVLCHRIVWSLLFSGIIIGIQGRWQEVRNVFASPQAIWHLLLSSLLIGGNWFIYIWAVNNGHVLETSLGYFINPLVNVCLAFAVFRERLRPLQIAALTLAVMGVINRIWHFGHVPLIALTLAISFGLYGLMRKLVKAESLPGLFCETALLGVFAAGYLIFLAVTGKGAFGHLNLQTDFLLMGAGVVTSLPLLGFAFGARRLSLIQIGMLQYLSPSLAFMLGAFVYKEPFSINYLITFILIWIAVGTYTVEGIMHTGKAMGRNT; this is encoded by the coding sequence ATGACGTTACCACCATGCCCCAAAACCCCGGCCGCAACAGGATTCATGGCCGCCCTGGCTGCCTTTGCAGCCTGGGGACTTTTGCCCATCTACTGGAAAACCCTGGACCATGTTCCGGCCTTTGAGGTCCTCTGCCATCGCATAGTATGGAGCCTGCTTTTTTCCGGCATAATCATCGGGATCCAGGGCCGATGGCAAGAGGTCAGAAATGTTTTTGCCTCTCCCCAAGCCATATGGCATCTTTTGCTTTCCAGCCTGCTCATTGGAGGAAACTGGTTCATCTATATCTGGGCCGTCAATAACGGTCATGTACTGGAAACCAGCCTGGGATATTTCATCAACCCCCTGGTCAATGTATGTCTCGCCTTTGCGGTCTTCCGGGAACGTCTGCGCCCCTTGCAGATTGCAGCCCTGACCCTGGCCGTCATGGGGGTGATCAACCGCATCTGGCATTTCGGCCACGTCCCTCTCATCGCCCTGACTCTGGCCATAAGCTTTGGCTTGTACGGGCTCATGCGCAAACTGGTCAAAGCCGAATCCCTGCCCGGTCTTTTCTGTGAAACAGCCCTGCTGGGAGTGTTTGCTGCAGGATATCTCATATTCCTGGCAGTTACTGGCAAAGGAGCTTTCGGCCACCTGAACCTTCAAACGGATTTTCTGCTTATGGGAGCCGGCGTGGTTACCTCACTGCCCCTGCTCGGTTTTGCCTTTGGCGCCAGACGCCTGAGCCTCATCCAAATAGGCATGCTGCAATACCTCTCCCCCAGCCTGGCCTTTATGCTCGGGGCCTTTGTGTACAAGGAGCCCTTTTCCATCAACTATCTAATCACCTTTATCCTCATCTGGATTGCCGTGGGAACATATACGGTAGAAGGGATCATGCACACCGGCAAAGCCATGGGCAGGAACACATGA
- the uvrC gene encoding excinuclease ABC subunit UvrC, with product MIGFKADRFPETPGVYLMKDETGKIIYVGKAKNLRKRVSSYFRPKDQLPLKTQAQMSKVEAIDTLQTRTEKEALLLEASLIKKHRPRYNIVLRDDKQYLLFKLDRRSAYPRLTITRKMVRDGSVYFGPFTSALAARQTLKTLNRVFALRKCNDHVFRNRVRPCLQYDMGRCLGPCVHEVARDEYAGMVRQVELFLSGKSKELLSDLRTRMHKAADELAFERAAQLRDQIRAIEKTVEPQAAVLATDKDLDVFAVTGGHNDLVISVVFVRGGKVVDGNQFYWNNMKIKGGDQQTMLVSFLGQFYGPEKSIPERIVLPFALDDPALEEALSDFRKGRVHIAKAWGPAERRLVTMAKANGGEFMRRKQQTRKTLDLARALKLPGEPQRIECIDASHLSGQGMLVGMVVFENGRPVKNDYRIYGFPELEGAGDDYKALAGFLVRRLEAGPPWPDLLLVDGGKGQLRILERVFEEQNQQGLFPMASITKGETRRAGELEDRIFLPGRKNPLPLKPGSPELLYLQQIRDNAHRFVISRQRRSRKKTTLDSTLESLPGIGPKMARLLWEHFGSLEAMKKADVEAIQVIKGIGKKKAFMLANALAGLNRPSGKT from the coding sequence GTGATCGGCTTCAAGGCTGACAGGTTTCCGGAAACCCCTGGTGTCTATCTCATGAAGGATGAGACCGGGAAAATCATTTATGTGGGCAAGGCCAAGAATCTCAGGAAAAGGGTGTCCTCGTATTTCCGACCCAAGGATCAGCTCCCTCTGAAAACCCAGGCCCAGATGAGCAAGGTTGAGGCCATTGATACCCTGCAGACCCGGACGGAAAAAGAGGCCCTGCTCCTTGAGGCCAGCCTCATCAAGAAGCACAGGCCCCGGTACAATATTGTCCTTCGGGATGACAAACAATATTTGCTGTTCAAACTGGACAGGCGGTCCGCATATCCGCGACTGACCATCACCCGGAAAATGGTCCGGGACGGGTCCGTGTATTTCGGTCCTTTCACCTCGGCCCTGGCGGCTCGTCAAACCCTCAAAACTCTCAACCGGGTGTTTGCGCTTCGAAAATGCAATGACCATGTGTTCAGAAACCGGGTTCGGCCCTGTTTGCAGTATGATATGGGTCGCTGCCTGGGACCGTGCGTTCATGAGGTGGCCAGGGATGAGTATGCCGGCATGGTCAGGCAGGTGGAGCTTTTCCTGTCCGGAAAATCCAAGGAACTCCTGAGTGATCTGCGTACAAGGATGCACAAGGCTGCTGATGAACTGGCCTTTGAACGGGCTGCGCAGTTGCGGGATCAGATCCGGGCCATTGAAAAGACGGTGGAGCCCCAGGCGGCCGTGCTTGCGACGGATAAGGATCTGGATGTGTTTGCCGTGACAGGCGGCCACAACGATCTGGTTATTTCCGTGGTTTTTGTCCGGGGTGGCAAGGTTGTGGATGGGAACCAGTTTTACTGGAACAACATGAAGATCAAGGGGGGTGATCAGCAGACCATGCTGGTGTCCTTTTTGGGTCAGTTCTACGGTCCGGAAAAATCCATTCCCGAGAGGATCGTCCTTCCCTTTGCCCTTGACGATCCCGCCCTGGAGGAGGCCCTTTCGGATTTTCGCAAGGGCAGGGTGCATATTGCCAAGGCCTGGGGGCCTGCCGAGCGCCGTCTGGTAACCATGGCCAAGGCCAATGGCGGGGAATTCATGCGCAGAAAACAGCAGACCCGGAAAACCCTTGATCTGGCCCGGGCGCTTAAACTGCCCGGAGAACCACAACGTATCGAGTGCATTGATGCCTCGCATCTGTCGGGCCAGGGGATGCTGGTGGGCATGGTTGTTTTTGAAAACGGCAGACCCGTGAAAAACGATTACCGTATTTATGGATTCCCGGAACTCGAAGGTGCGGGGGATGACTACAAAGCCCTGGCCGGCTTTCTTGTTCGCCGCCTTGAAGCGGGTCCTCCCTGGCCGGATCTTTTGCTGGTTGATGGCGGCAAGGGTCAGTTGCGTATTCTGGAACGTGTTTTTGAGGAGCAGAACCAGCAAGGGCTGTTTCCCATGGCCTCCATTACCAAGGGGGAGACTCGCCGGGCCGGAGAACTTGAAGACCGTATTTTTCTGCCCGGACGCAAGAACCCCCTGCCCCTCAAACCGGGAAGTCCCGAATTGCTCTATCTGCAACAGATCAGGGATAACGCCCATCGCTTTGTCATCTCCAGGCAGCGTCGATCCAGGAAAAAAACAACTCTTGATTCCACTCTGGAATCCCTGCCCGGAATCGGTCCCAAGATGGCCCGTTTGCTGTGGGAACATTTTGGTTCTCTGGAAGCCATGAAAAAGGCCGATGTGGAGGCTATTCAGGTCATCAAGGGAATCGGAAAGAAAAAGGCCTTCATGCTGGCAAATGCCCTTGCAGGTTTGAACCGCCCGTCCGGAAAAACGTGA
- a CDS encoding NifB/NifX family molybdenum-iron cluster-binding protein — protein MKIAISAQQNSLTSPLDPRFGRAQGFIIYDTELNTHQWLDNQNMDLAQSAGIQTAQMVVQAGAQAVITGQVGPKARAALEQGSIRIVSTGAATVQQAIEEFVGGGAPAPTQGQDMPQTGPGTGRGMGQGGGMGSGMGRGMGRGMGGGRCGQGRGSGGMGPGGGQGRGRNR, from the coding sequence ATGAAGATCGCTATCAGCGCGCAGCAGAACAGTTTGACCAGTCCCCTTGATCCCCGGTTTGGCCGGGCCCAGGGGTTTATCATCTACGATACGGAGTTGAACACGCATCAATGGCTGGACAACCAGAACATGGATCTTGCCCAGAGTGCGGGCATTCAGACGGCCCAGATGGTTGTGCAGGCCGGGGCCCAGGCCGTGATCACCGGCCAGGTCGGTCCCAAGGCCCGGGCAGCTCTGGAACAGGGCAGCATCAGAATCGTGAGCACCGGGGCTGCAACCGTTCAGCAGGCCATTGAGGAATTTGTTGGTGGTGGGGCACCGGCACCCACGCAGGGTCAGGATATGCCACAGACCGGTCCAGGCACGGGACGCGGTATGGGACAGGGTGGCGGCATGGGCTCGGGAATGGGCCGAGGCATGGGTCGCGGTATGGGCGGTGGCCGTTGTGGCCAGGGCCGCGGATCCGGCGGCATGGGCCCCGGCGGTGGTCAGGGAAGAGGCCGGAATAGATAA
- a CDS encoding iron-sulfur cluster carrier protein MrpORP, translated as MSEHCSSCAGGSCENCGSKDEKLKNTLSKIKHKLVVLSGKGGVGKSTVATNIAVSLSLAGKKVGLLDVDVHGPSVPRLLSLKGEHPHVEKDYMEPIQWSPNLWVMSLGFMIPSDKDAVIWRGPVKMGLIRQFIEDVAWGDLDFLVVDCPPGTGDEPMSAMQLLGKDAQAVIVTTPQGVAVDDVRRSVTFCHQLGNPILGIVENMGGFVCPKCGEVVDIFPPGGGEDLAREMNVNFLGRIPIDPEVVRAGDEGYVYVKVHHESEAAKAMGRIIKPILAMAGSLQDGTQPPTASNSQAPVKPQGEASTMKIAIPIANGLLCMHFGHCEQFAMVSVDETTKKVLGTEFLNPPPHEPGVLPKWVAEQGADLVITGGMGARAQSLFTEAGVKVLVGAQGGSPEELATAFMNGTLKTGQNICDH; from the coding sequence ATGTCTGAACACTGTTCATCCTGCGCCGGCGGAAGCTGTGAAAATTGCGGGAGCAAAGATGAAAAACTGAAAAACACGCTCAGCAAGATCAAACATAAACTGGTGGTTCTCTCGGGCAAGGGAGGCGTTGGCAAAAGCACCGTGGCCACCAACATTGCTGTTTCCCTGTCCCTGGCCGGAAAAAAAGTCGGGCTGCTGGACGTGGATGTACACGGCCCCAGCGTGCCTCGTCTGCTGAGTCTCAAGGGAGAACATCCCCATGTTGAAAAGGATTACATGGAGCCGATTCAATGGAGTCCCAATCTGTGGGTCATGTCCCTCGGGTTCATGATCCCCAGTGACAAGGATGCGGTCATCTGGCGCGGCCCTGTCAAGATGGGTCTGATCAGACAGTTCATCGAAGATGTGGCCTGGGGCGATCTGGACTTTCTGGTGGTTGACTGCCCTCCGGGAACCGGTGACGAACCCATGTCTGCCATGCAGCTTCTGGGAAAGGATGCCCAGGCAGTCATCGTAACCACCCCCCAGGGTGTGGCTGTTGACGATGTTCGTCGTTCCGTGACCTTCTGCCACCAGCTGGGCAACCCCATTTTGGGAATCGTTGAAAACATGGGCGGATTTGTCTGCCCCAAATGTGGTGAAGTGGTGGACATCTTTCCTCCGGGCGGTGGCGAAGACCTGGCTAGAGAGATGAATGTCAACTTTCTCGGCCGCATCCCCATTGATCCCGAAGTTGTTCGAGCCGGTGACGAAGGATACGTCTACGTCAAGGTTCACCACGAAAGCGAAGCCGCCAAGGCCATGGGCCGCATCATCAAACCCATTCTGGCCATGGCAGGCAGCCTTCAGGACGGCACCCAGCCGCCCACGGCCTCCAATTCCCAAGCACCTGTCAAACCCCAAGGAGAGGCATCTACTATGAAAATTGCCATACCTATTGCCAATGGTCTTTTGTGTATGCATTTCGGTCACTGCGAACAATTCGCCATGGTCAGCGTTGACGAAACCACCAAGAAGGTTCTCGGGACCGAATTTCTCAATCCTCCGCCCCATGAGCCCGGTGTTCTGCCCAAATGGGTTGCCGAGCAGGGAGCCGATCTGGTCATCACCGGCGGCATGGGAGCCAGGGCCCAGAGTTTGTTCACCGAGGCCGGGGTCAAGGTTCTTGTAGGCGCCCAGGGCGGTTCTCCCGAAGAACTGGCCACGGCCTTCATGAACGGCACCCTGAAGACCGGACAAAACATCTGTGATCACTAG
- a CDS encoding ATP-binding protein translates to MKEIVVISGKGGTGKTSTVAALASCGPRKVLADCDVDAADLHLILDPEIQKTHAFWSGELATIDPDTCIGCGICQEHCRFHAISDTFEVVQEHCEGCGVCEYVCPEKAAHMVPRHCGEWYQSTTRYGSMVHAELGIGEENSGKLVSLVRVKAHDMAVQQGLDTVLIDGSPGIGCPVIASLSNAGLAVIVAEPTISAVHDMERVYQLTTHFNIPAMVLINKADINHELVDKMKAYCQTKKIPLLGTLPYDAAFTEAQVRRQSIVEYDPEGIGQLFPPMWQTMLRHAKTTSD, encoded by the coding sequence ATGAAAGAGATCGTTGTCATAAGCGGCAAGGGAGGAACGGGCAAAACAAGCACGGTTGCTGCCCTTGCCAGTTGCGGACCCAGAAAAGTACTTGCCGACTGCGATGTGGACGCGGCCGACCTTCATCTCATCCTTGATCCCGAAATCCAGAAAACCCATGCATTCTGGAGCGGAGAACTGGCCACCATTGATCCGGACACCTGCATCGGCTGTGGCATCTGCCAGGAACATTGCCGGTTCCACGCCATTTCCGATACCTTTGAGGTCGTGCAGGAACACTGCGAGGGTTGCGGGGTGTGCGAATATGTCTGTCCGGAAAAGGCCGCCCACATGGTTCCCAGGCATTGCGGAGAATGGTACCAATCAACAACCCGTTACGGAAGCATGGTCCATGCGGAACTGGGAATCGGCGAGGAAAACTCCGGCAAGCTCGTTTCCCTTGTCCGTGTCAAAGCCCATGACATGGCGGTCCAGCAGGGGCTTGACACGGTTCTGATCGACGGATCCCCCGGGATAGGCTGTCCGGTCATCGCATCCCTGAGCAATGCAGGCCTGGCGGTTATTGTTGCCGAGCCCACCATCTCGGCCGTGCACGACATGGAACGGGTCTACCAGCTGACCACCCATTTCAACATCCCGGCCATGGTGCTCATCAATAAGGCGGACATCAACCACGAACTCGTGGATAAAATGAAAGCATATTGCCAGACCAAAAAGATTCCACTACTAGGCACATTGCCCTATGATGCCGCATTCACCGAGGCTCAGGTCCGGAGACAAAGCATTGTGGAATATGATCCCGAGGGAATCGGCCAGTTATTCCCTCCCATGTGGCAAACCATGCTCCGGCATGCCAAAACAACCAGTGATTGA
- a CDS encoding ATP-binding protein, with product MKIAIASGKGGTGKTTISVNLAALLQQTGHKVTLVDCDVEEPNSHFFLATTWQDEQTAYVPVPQIDATKCLGETCQKCSQACKFKAMIWMVNAIMVFPELCHSCGLCNLVCPADAISDTVREVGALRHGQGKGIDLYGGLLRIGEAMAPPLIARVKEEASHNDIQLLDCPPGTSCPVIESLQGADFVVLVTEPTPFGLNDLRLAVGLLRKLGYPFGVVINRAGMGNNCVETYIEEESIPLLASIPHTQEAATAYSKGELLINAIADFREIYQGLWNQITRLMPEGRMS from the coding sequence ATGAAAATCGCCATTGCCAGCGGGAAGGGCGGAACAGGGAAAACCACCATTTCCGTCAATCTCGCCGCCTTGTTACAACAGACGGGTCACAAAGTGACCCTGGTTGATTGCGATGTGGAGGAACCCAATTCCCATTTTTTCCTCGCCACCACATGGCAGGACGAACAAACAGCATATGTTCCGGTCCCCCAAATCGACGCAACCAAATGTCTGGGAGAAACCTGCCAAAAATGCTCTCAGGCCTGTAAGTTCAAAGCCATGATCTGGATGGTCAATGCCATCATGGTCTTCCCGGAGCTCTGCCACAGCTGCGGCCTGTGCAACCTGGTCTGTCCGGCCGATGCCATTTCCGACACGGTACGTGAAGTAGGCGCACTCCGCCATGGTCAGGGAAAAGGCATTGATCTGTATGGCGGATTGTTGCGTATCGGCGAGGCCATGGCCCCACCGCTCATTGCCAGGGTCAAGGAAGAAGCATCCCATAACGACATCCAGCTTCTGGACTGCCCTCCCGGTACATCCTGCCCGGTCATCGAATCCCTGCAGGGCGCGGATTTTGTCGTTCTGGTCACCGAACCCACCCCGTTCGGACTCAATGATCTCCGCCTGGCCGTGGGACTATTGCGCAAGCTTGGCTATCCTTTTGGAGTTGTTATCAACCGGGCCGGCATGGGCAACAACTGTGTGGAAACATACATTGAAGAGGAGTCCATCCCGCTCCTTGCCTCCATTCCCCACACCCAGGAAGCCGCAACCGCCTACTCCAAGGGTGAATTGCTCATCAATGCCATTGCGGACTTTCGGGAGATCTATCAGGGATTGTGGAACCAGATCACACGCCTCATGCCGGAAGGGAGAATGTCATGA
- a CDS encoding DUF5320 domain-containing protein — MPGFDGTGPRGQGPMTGGGFGRCSGTGYGMRPGFGRGGNRARAWSRLTPAGRRVDAPMQPMDETLDAATLDNRIATLTRELEQLRKQRQNLD, encoded by the coding sequence ATGCCAGGATTTGACGGAACAGGACCCAGGGGTCAGGGCCCCATGACAGGCGGTGGTTTCGGCCGCTGTTCGGGCACAGGATACGGCATGCGGCCCGGCTTTGGCCGGGGTGGCAACCGGGCCAGGGCATGGAGCCGGTTGACTCCTGCCGGCAGGCGAGTTGACGCACCCATGCAGCCCATGGACGAAACCCTTGACGCGGCCACGCTCGACAACAGGATCGCCACGCTGACCCGGGAATTGGAACAACTCAGGAAACAACGTCAGAACCTTGACTGA
- a CDS encoding NifB/NifX family molybdenum-iron cluster-binding protein: MKIAISSQGKTLNSKVDPRFGRAKGFVVYDLETGSTAYASNDQNLNIAQGAGIQTAQNVAKTGAQAVITGNIGPKAFTALKQGDITMYLFTSGTVGEAIEAYKKGDLTPATDANKPGHW, translated from the coding sequence ATGAAAATCGCTATCAGTTCCCAGGGAAAGACTCTGAACAGCAAGGTTGATCCCCGATTCGGTCGCGCCAAGGGATTTGTGGTCTATGATCTGGAAACCGGATCCACGGCATACGCATCCAACGACCAGAACCTGAACATTGCCCAGGGTGCAGGTATCCAGACGGCACAAAACGTGGCCAAGACCGGAGCCCAGGCGGTCATCACCGGCAATATCGGCCCCAAGGCCTTTACTGCCCTCAAGCAGGGCGACATCACCATGTACCTGTTCACGAGCGGCACCGTAGGCGAGGCCATTGAGGCCTACAAGAAAGGTGATCTCACGCCTGCAACCGATGCCAACAAGCCGGGGCATTGGTAA
- a CDS encoding NifB/NifX family molybdenum-iron cluster-binding protein, which produces MRLCLACYGNRLAVLFDNATTFRIYDVEDEHICPAGHISLPFADLPSKVASIMSCGVNTLICGGISGCTLRLITGAQLEVIPWICGEIDGVLAAWQRNTLDDLTMPGCRGTCRNGGRGQGQGRRCGHAQQYKVTPLGKPTNHHQEEG; this is translated from the coding sequence ATGCGCCTTTGTCTGGCCTGCTATGGAAACCGTCTGGCGGTTCTTTTTGACAACGCCACAACCTTTCGCATCTATGATGTTGAAGATGAACATATTTGCCCCGCAGGGCACATTTCCCTCCCGTTCGCTGACCTCCCTTCCAAGGTCGCATCCATCATGTCCTGCGGGGTGAACACCCTTATCTGCGGGGGCATTTCCGGCTGCACCCTGCGACTGATCACGGGCGCCCAGCTTGAAGTCATTCCCTGGATCTGCGGGGAAATCGACGGGGTTCTTGCCGCCTGGCAGCGCAATACCCTTGACGATCTGACCATGCCCGGATGCAGGGGTACATGCAGAAACGGCGGACGGGGTCAGGGCCAAGGCCGAAGATGCGGCCACGCCCAGCAATACAAGGTAACCCCTTTGGGCAAACCTACCAACCACCATCAAGAAGAAGGATGA
- a CDS encoding DUF190 domain-containing protein gives MPLRHHAERIRIYVGENDKYEGIPVYERLLATAQSLGMPGGTVTRAIAGFGVRGVRTNKILRIAENMPLVVEMVANSEHVRPFLESIQPMISGGLVTREPVEVVFYHHESLKDESTTTSKASTS, from the coding sequence ATGCCATTACGCCATCATGCAGAAAGAATCAGGATTTATGTCGGGGAAAACGATAAGTACGAAGGCATTCCGGTATATGAGCGGCTTCTTGCAACGGCTCAGTCCCTGGGCATGCCCGGCGGGACGGTAACCCGTGCCATTGCCGGGTTCGGGGTCCGCGGGGTTCGGACCAACAAGATCCTCCGCATTGCCGAAAACATGCCCCTGGTCGTGGAAATGGTTGCCAACAGCGAGCATGTCCGTCCCTTTCTGGAGAGCATCCAACCCATGATTTCCGGGGGGCTGGTAACCCGTGAACCCGTGGAAGTGGTTTTCTATCACCATGAGTCCCTGAAGGATGAGTCAACAACCACAAGCAAGGCGAGCACATCATGA
- the purT gene encoding formate-dependent phosphoribosylglycinamide formyltransferase — protein sequence MTTIGTPLSPTATKVLLLGSGELGKEVVIELQRLGVEVIAVDRYANGPAMQVAHRSYTLSMLDGTRLREIVEQEKPDYIVPEIEAIATDTLQELEDEGFTVIPTARATRLTMNREGIRRLAAEELGIKTSPYRFAATKEEFVQAVEEIGIPCVVKPIMSSSGHGQSAVRSEDQIEAAWELSQSEGRTGAGEVIVEGLVDFDYEITLLTVRHVGGTSFCRPIGHRQENGDYQESWQPQPMSQNALREAERIARTVTTALGGYGIFGVELFVKGDEVLFSEVSPRPHDTGMVTMISQDLSEFALHARAILGLPIPSIAFHGPSASSVIIARGASTSTTYGNLNKALEEPDTQIRLFGKPEVKGHRRMGVALARSTSVEQARAKANRASCAVTITL from the coding sequence ATGACTACCATTGGAACCCCCCTCTCACCCACGGCCACCAAGGTCCTTCTTCTCGGTTCCGGAGAACTGGGCAAGGAAGTGGTCATTGAACTCCAGCGACTCGGTGTGGAGGTCATTGCTGTTGACCGGTATGCAAACGGGCCGGCCATGCAGGTCGCCCATCGTTCCTATACCCTGTCCATGCTGGACGGCACAAGGCTTCGCGAGATCGTGGAGCAGGAAAAGCCGGATTATATCGTCCCGGAGATTGAAGCCATTGCCACGGATACCCTGCAGGAATTGGAGGACGAGGGCTTTACGGTCATTCCCACGGCCCGGGCCACCCGGCTGACCATGAATCGGGAGGGGATCAGACGGTTGGCGGCCGAAGAGCTTGGCATCAAGACGTCACCCTACAGGTTTGCCGCCACCAAAGAGGAATTTGTGCAGGCCGTCGAAGAGATCGGCATCCCCTGCGTGGTCAAGCCCATCATGAGCTCGTCAGGCCACGGCCAATCGGCCGTGCGAAGCGAGGATCAGATAGAGGCTGCCTGGGAGTTGTCCCAGAGTGAGGGCAGGACCGGTGCGGGCGAGGTCATTGTCGAAGGCCTGGTGGATTTTGATTACGAGATTACCTTGCTCACGGTTCGCCATGTGGGCGGAACCTCCTTTTGTCGACCCATTGGTCACCGTCAGGAGAACGGGGATTATCAGGAATCCTGGCAGCCGCAACCCATGTCCCAGAACGCCCTCAGGGAAGCTGAACGTATCGCCCGGACCGTGACCACGGCCCTGGGGGGATACGGCATTTTCGGGGTTGAATTGTTCGTCAAGGGGGATGAGGTCCTGTTCAGCGAGGTTTCTCCCCGGCCTCATGATACCGGCATGGTGACCATGATTTCCCAGGATCTTTCGGAATTCGCCCTGCATGCCCGGGCCATTCTCGGTCTTCCCATTCCGTCGATTGCCTTTCACGGTCCGTCAGCCTCAAGCGTCATCATTGCCCGCGGGGCATCGACTTCCACCACCTACGGGAATCTGAACAAGGCTCTGGAAGAACCCGATACCCAGATTCGTCTTTTTGGCAAACCCGAGGTCAAGGGACACCGCCGCATGGGTGTGGCCCTGGCCCGGAGCACTTCTGTTGAACAGGCCCGCGCAAAGGCCAACAGGGCGTCTTGCGCCGTAACCATTACGTTGTAG
- a CDS encoding dual CXXC motif small (seleno)protein, with protein sequence MLHCTACGAQYQLSQYGRMIEEDMEDFLGDVPCDRL encoded by the coding sequence GTGTTGCACTGCACGGCGTGCGGTGCTCAATATCAGTTGAGTCAATACGGACGGATGATCGAGGAGGATATGGAAGATTTTCTCGGCGACGTGCCGTGTGACAGGTTGTAG